In the Candidatus Cloacimonadota bacterium genome, one interval contains:
- a CDS encoding PspC domain-containing protein — MKKLYVSQDDKVILGICGGIAESYGFNANLVRFFFIVSLFVGTAGFWIYLALAFIMPKKDAAQQIIDVEPQTDEEGKKKLIRLWEGRMLGGVCIGIARYFGWDVTLVRVGFVALSFAGWIGVIGYVALWFILPNED; from the coding sequence ATGAAAAAACTTTATGTTTCACAAGACGATAAAGTGATTCTGGGAATTTGCGGAGGAATTGCTGAAAGCTATGGATTTAATGCCAACCTGGTTCGCTTCTTCTTTATTGTCTCACTTTTCGTGGGAACGGCTGGTTTCTGGATCTATCTGGCTTTAGCTTTCATAATGCCAAAAAAAGATGCTGCTCAGCAGATCATCGACGTGGAGCCGCAAACAGATGAAGAAGGAAAGAAAAAACTGATTCGACTTTGGGAAGGCAGAATGCTGGGAGGCGTCTGCATTGGAATTGCCAGATATTTTGGCTGGGATGTTACTCTGGTTCGGGTTGGGTTTGTAGCTCTTTCTTTTGCCGGCTGGATCGGTGTTATCGGCTATGTAGCTCTCTGGTTTATTCTTCCAAATGAAGATTAA
- a CDS encoding 4-oxalocrotonate tautomerase family protein — protein sequence MPIITMENAGSLSNEQKQELIKRFTDAVVDITGKPANYVYVRIDEVPRTNFGIGGKSLG from the coding sequence ATGCCGATAATTACAATGGAAAATGCGGGAAGCTTAAGCAATGAACAAAAGCAAGAATTGATAAAACGATTTACCGATGCTGTTGTAGACATTACAGGCAAACCTGCTAATTATGTTTACGTTCGCATCGATGAAGTACCACGCACTAATTTTGGCATTGGTGGTAAAAGTTTAGGATAA
- a CDS encoding T9SS type A sorting domain-containing protein has product MKKIVLLGFVLLSVLLTAQFEPFESVDETPGNESFLGNESCATYNGTAYWTYLKKNNGLLEVMLAKKQNDLIEYFVVVDNQTSYTDFSKPTISISETGYINVAVYTHNGSLQLLKIFRSMDNGNTFQNIASYQIGSQAIDSNPFFSESDNIYLMGKTYDSGVFERSLASFQVFTEYETNENGIPAQSGPMTYCGANGEYFGPIHSNDDIYISEYGGWPVFHDSVTTAGQFISINGTIPYDDVFLGGYTENVDHRNIDASVLPNNAAHIGMGVDIIYMKLNGGSIQTKYGNIVISDTLEIPVYSWFPQEAATANIMANANQNWFEETDVIWTNEVTIYDTIWSTGPTLPISPYGSAYYLPDSELWIEGVLSGKLVVGTSKNVYIVDDITYANTTPGTPPDDPNNPNTTDFFGLVSEQDIVIKYKHRDPFMNNVIRSGNCNDVYLYGAYAALGLGSGTNPQDDGIFTFEYQHPHGSTPDFVALSPYTMQDTTYTFVDLHKYIFPIQDNLPANIDGFNLHGNMPVAAYFCCGYPYESDEYANSYPNNDPQNYIYPYGTDFPWYNPVWPESSEDIVFERGTIHLWGSMAQMRKGYIHRSGSDDFNHPPGNNEWDIDNFHFDGPHPSTGYDKNYHYDSRLNSVEIPNYPTLNYDVMNFESLNLYKSDNNGFSFEETHSFPISSEISNYHFDTKCEKIVIAYQLVNDDYLHLIYTENNLNYEVYALPIIDGTFKKVALANDVIILLISYPNQDVVAEFDPISLDFNVLGNYEPSNLTSLVSNPAGSVIYIQESANTTETDFDFNYTNTNSILGGMYNWQSQFSNINQEYSDLGINIISDDQVILNLLFAEENAVENWGNLHSSTGFLDDFVGIVHYDVIESGILLSNYPNPFNPSTTISFNVTQSSDFATIEIYNLKGQKVKTFPIYPSTDQPINSVTWNGTDNDNKPVSSGIYFYKLKAGQLEKTKKMLLLK; this is encoded by the coding sequence ATGAAAAAGATCGTACTATTGGGTTTTGTATTGCTTTCTGTTTTATTAACTGCACAATTTGAACCATTTGAATCAGTTGATGAAACCCCTGGTAACGAAAGCTTCCTAGGAAATGAAAGCTGTGCAACTTATAATGGAACAGCTTATTGGACATATTTGAAAAAAAATAATGGTCTGTTGGAAGTAATGCTAGCAAAAAAGCAAAATGACTTAATTGAATATTTTGTTGTCGTCGATAATCAAACATCCTACACTGATTTTTCCAAACCCACAATTTCAATTTCCGAAACAGGTTATATTAACGTAGCTGTATATACTCATAATGGTAGTTTACAACTATTAAAAATTTTCAGGTCTATGGATAATGGCAACACTTTTCAAAATATTGCTAGTTACCAGATTGGAAGCCAGGCGATTGATTCAAATCCATTTTTTAGTGAATCCGATAATATCTATCTAATGGGAAAAACCTACGATTCAGGAGTCTTTGAAAGATCATTAGCCAGCTTTCAGGTTTTCACAGAATACGAAACGAATGAAAATGGTATTCCTGCTCAATCTGGACCTATGACATATTGTGGAGCGAATGGAGAATATTTTGGACCGATTCATTCCAATGATGATATTTACATCAGTGAATATGGCGGCTGGCCGGTATTTCATGATTCTGTAACAACAGCAGGACAATTTATCTCAATTAATGGAACAATTCCCTATGATGATGTTTTTTTAGGTGGATATACCGAAAACGTTGATCATCGTAATATCGATGCGAGCGTTCTACCAAACAACGCTGCTCATATTGGAATGGGTGTAGATATTATTTATATGAAATTGAATGGTGGATCAATTCAAACAAAATATGGTAATATTGTAATAAGTGACACCCTCGAGATTCCAGTTTACAGTTGGTTTCCGCAAGAAGCTGCAACTGCAAATATCATGGCAAATGCCAATCAAAACTGGTTTGAAGAAACTGACGTGATCTGGACAAATGAAGTAACCATCTACGATACAATCTGGTCGACTGGACCAACGCTTCCCATTTCTCCTTACGGATCAGCTTATTATTTGCCGGATTCCGAATTATGGATAGAAGGAGTGCTATCAGGTAAACTTGTTGTTGGAACATCAAAAAATGTATATATAGTTGATGATATTACTTATGCCAATACAACACCAGGTACACCGCCAGACGATCCAAATAATCCAAATACGACAGATTTTTTCGGTTTGGTTTCTGAACAAGATATTGTTATAAAATATAAACATCGCGATCCTTTTATGAATAATGTAATAAGATCCGGAAACTGCAATGATGTATACCTTTATGGTGCTTATGCAGCTTTAGGATTAGGATCGGGAACAAATCCTCAAGACGATGGAATCTTTACTTTCGAATATCAGCATCCGCACGGTTCAACACCAGATTTTGTCGCTTTAAGCCCTTACACGATGCAGGATACTACTTACACTTTTGTTGATCTTCACAAATACATTTTTCCAATTCAAGATAATTTACCGGCTAATATCGATGGATTCAATTTACACGGCAATATGCCAGTTGCTGCATATTTTTGCTGTGGCTATCCTTATGAAAGTGATGAATATGCAAACTCTTATCCCAATAACGATCCGCAAAATTACATCTATCCATATGGAACGGATTTTCCCTGGTACAATCCTGTTTGGCCGGAATCATCGGAAGATATCGTTTTTGAAAGGGGAACAATTCACCTTTGGGGTTCTATGGCTCAAATGAGAAAAGGTTACATTCATCGCAGTGGTAGTGATGATTTCAATCATCCACCTGGAAATAATGAATGGGATATCGATAATTTCCATTTCGATGGACCTCATCCTAGTACAGGTTATGATAAAAATTATCATTATGACAGCAGATTGAACAGTGTCGAAATTCCAAATTATCCCACACTAAATTATGATGTTATGAATTTTGAAAGTTTAAATCTATATAAATCAGATAATAACGGTTTCAGTTTTGAAGAAACCCATTCTTTTCCCATTTCTTCTGAAATCTCAAATTACCATTTCGATACAAAATGTGAAAAAATAGTAATCGCTTATCAACTTGTAAACGATGATTACCTTCATTTAATTTATACTGAGAATAATCTAAATTATGAAGTATATGCTCTTCCCATTATAGATGGTACATTCAAAAAAGTAGCATTAGCCAATGATGTAATCATACTTCTAATTTCATACCCAAATCAAGATGTGGTTGCCGAATTCGATCCAATTAGTTTGGATTTTAATGTTTTAGGAAACTACGAACCAAGTAATTTGACCTCACTTGTTTCAAACCCAGCTGGTTCTGTAATCTACATCCAGGAATCAGCAAACACTACTGAAACAGATTTTGATTTCAATTATACTAATACGAATTCCATTTTGGGTGGAATGTACAATTGGCAGTCACAGTTTTCGAATATCAACCAGGAATATTCCGATCTGGGAATAAATATTATTTCTGATGATCAGGTAATATTAAATCTTCTTTTTGCTGAAGAAAATGCAGTTGAAAACTGGGGTAATCTTCATTCTTCTACTGGTTTTCTAGATGATTTCGTTGGTATTGTTCATTATGACGTTATAGAATCAGGAATATTACTCTCCAATTACCCCAACCCCTTCAATCCATCCACAACGATCAGCTTCAACGTAACGCAAAGTTCCGACTTTGCGACAATAGAAATCTACAACTTAAAAGGTCAAAAAGTGAAGACTTTCCCGATCTACCCATCAACTGATCAACCGATTAACTCGGTTACATGGAATGGAACAGATAATGACAACAAACCCGTTTCATCAGGAATTTATTTTTACAAATTGAAAGCTGGACAACTTGAGAAAACAAAGAAAATGTTGCTGTTGAAATAG